Proteins from a genomic interval of Sulfurimonas sp. HSL3-2:
- the truB gene encoding tRNA pseudouridine(55) synthase TruB (catalyzes isomerization of specific uridines in RNA to pseudouridine; responsible for residues in T loops of many tRNAs) has protein sequence MNRLLVAYKPTGVGSNKFLSQLKRKYKEKKAGFSGTLDPFAKGVLIIGFGSHTRLFRFLDKTPKKYRATLWLGAHSDSLDIELIDKIDEIKAFGEDTVKDAIKKLEGTLTYDPPIFSAKKIDGQRAYDLARAGKEVVLNKITSTIYETKFISYCHPFVTFEATVSEGTYIRSLGRIVAHNLNVENGSLTALERLSEGQFFYENEKPLDIKRSLNIPQNYYLGDTQNIFYGKPLDIEDLKIKDEGYYYLDNNDTITIINVSENRVKYELNKVEIC, from the coding sequence TTGAATAGACTTTTAGTAGCGTACAAACCTACGGGTGTAGGTTCAAATAAGTTTCTGTCGCAGTTAAAAAGAAAGTACAAAGAGAAAAAAGCCGGATTTTCAGGCACACTCGACCCTTTTGCAAAAGGTGTGCTTATTATCGGTTTCGGTTCACATACAAGACTTTTCCGCTTTTTGGACAAGACACCGAAAAAGTACCGGGCCACTCTTTGGCTGGGTGCACACTCGGACAGTCTGGATATAGAGCTGATCGACAAGATAGACGAGATAAAAGCTTTTGGAGAAGATACAGTCAAAGATGCGATAAAAAAACTTGAAGGCACTCTGACATATGATCCGCCGATATTCAGCGCAAAGAAGATAGACGGGCAGCGTGCCTATGATCTGGCACGTGCAGGTAAAGAGGTAGTCTTAAACAAGATAACTTCGACCATTTATGAAACAAAGTTTATCTCCTACTGCCATCCGTTCGTCACTTTTGAAGCAACGGTATCAGAAGGAACCTATATCCGCTCGCTCGGACGCATCGTCGCACACAATCTAAACGTCGAAAACGGCAGTCTTACTGCACTGGAGAGACTTAGCGAAGGACAGTTCTTTTATGAGAATGAAAAACCGCTGGATATCAAAAGATCTCTGAATATCCCGCAGAACTATTACCTTGGAGACACTCAAAACATCTTTTACGGAAAGCCTTTGGATATAGAAGATCTGAAAATAAAAGATGAGGGTTACTACTACTTGGATAATAATGATACAATTACGATAATAAATGTATCTGAGAACAGAGTTAAATATGAACTTAATAAGGTTGAAATATGCTAA
- a CDS encoding 4-(cytidine 5'-diphospho)-2-C-methyl-D-erythritol kinase codes for MKIYKACAKVNIFLKITGTRGDYHEIISRFMKVPSLYDELSFVPKTSEKFEIIGDFNCETQQNTIYKAYIALKEYTKSESLTKLLRNYAVHVNKKIPSFAGLGGGSSDAATFLRMCNEVLHLGLSKSELAKVGAKVGADVPFFIYDYESANVSGIGEIVEKFNEELLDLEIVTPKIEISTPQVYKTYRELYFNPIDGFKVDELKRMKSIEILKKFSIDEANDLFKPALHNYPKLKESYKGGYFFSGSGSSFFYMKEVKDING; via the coding sequence ATGAAGATATATAAAGCCTGCGCGAAAGTAAATATATTTTTAAAGATCACGGGTACAAGAGGAGACTATCATGAGATAATCTCGCGTTTTATGAAAGTACCCTCTTTATATGATGAACTCTCATTTGTCCCAAAGACAAGTGAAAAGTTTGAGATCATCGGAGACTTTAACTGCGAGACTCAGCAAAATACGATATATAAAGCATACATCGCACTAAAAGAGTACACAAAGTCCGAATCTCTTACAAAACTGCTTCGCAACTACGCCGTACATGTAAACAAAAAGATACCCTCTTTTGCAGGTCTCGGCGGAGGAAGCAGCGATGCGGCTACATTTTTAAGAATGTGCAACGAAGTCCTGCATCTGGGACTTTCAAAAAGCGAGTTGGCAAAAGTCGGAGCAAAAGTCGGAGCGGACGTTCCCTTTTTTATCTATGACTATGAGAGTGCAAATGTAAGCGGTATAGGTGAGATAGTCGAAAAGTTCAATGAAGAACTGTTGGATCTGGAGATAGTGACACCTAAGATAGAGATATCTACACCGCAGGTCTACAAGACATACAGAGAGCTTTATTTTAACCCCATTGACGGATTCAAAGTCGATGAGTTAAAACGTATGAAGTCGATAGAGATACTAAAAAAGTTCAGTATAGATGAGGCAAATGACCTCTTTAAACCCGCGCTGCATAACTATCCGAAGCTCAAAGAGAGTTATAAGGGCGGATATTTTTTCAGCGGAAGCGGAAGCAGTTTTTTTTATATGAAAGAAGTTAAGGATATAAATGGGTAA
- a CDS encoding LysR family transcriptional regulator, with translation MLKDFAKLQTFLTVVKEKSFSKASAKLGISQPAVTQQIKFIEDYLDTKVVERKKNGIRLTKEGEDLFRIATRLEKAILNSEKELLKIINKDFTFVMGASYAIGNYILPSYIGAIKDKIDNEVHMQVALSAEIIEQLEDKKIDIALIESPVFHDGIIYREWVEDELVMFSNQPIPKNLRKEDLYKFDWICRDENSHTRKLTSEVFEEIGVECSSFNVIGVVASTTAIKESIAHAPKSGRPVVSVVSRHVISNEIENGTLYEARIKNYKITRKFYIAYSKERKHDAFIDNVVNFLLSIKV, from the coding sequence ATGTTAAAAGATTTTGCGAAACTACAAACCTTCTTGACTGTAGTAAAAGAAAAGAGTTTTTCTAAAGCCTCTGCAAAGCTGGGAATCTCTCAGCCTGCCGTGACGCAACAGATAAAATTCATCGAAGACTACCTTGATACAAAAGTAGTAGAGCGTAAGAAAAACGGTATCCGTTTAACAAAAGAGGGTGAAGATCTTTTTCGTATTGCAACACGTTTAGAGAAAGCGATACTAAACAGCGAAAAAGAGCTTTTAAAGATTATCAATAAAGATTTTACTTTTGTAATGGGTGCATCGTATGCGATCGGTAACTACATTTTACCTTCATACATAGGCGCAATAAAAGATAAAATAGATAATGAAGTGCATATGCAGGTCGCTCTTTCAGCTGAGATCATCGAGCAGCTTGAAGATAAAAAGATAGATATCGCTCTTATCGAATCACCGGTATTTCATGACGGTATCATCTATAGAGAATGGGTAGAAGACGAACTTGTCATGTTCTCAAACCAGCCTATTCCGAAAAACCTCAGAAAAGAGGATCTTTATAAGTTTGATTGGATCTGTAGAGATGAGAACTCTCATACGAGAAAACTGACTTCAGAAGTGTTTGAAGAGATCGGTGTGGAGTGCAGCAGCTTTAACGTTATAGGTGTTGTCGCAAGTACGACTGCTATAAAAGAATCGATTGCACATGCTCCAAAAAGCGGACGTCCGGTCGTATCCGTCGTATCTCGCCATGTTATATCAAACGAGATTGAAAACGGGACTTTATATGAGGCAAGGATCAAAAACTACAAGATCACTCGTAAGTTCTATATAGCGTACTCAAAAGAGCGCAAACACGACGCGTTTATCGATAACGTCGTAAACTTTCTTCTATCTATAAAAGTATAA
- a CDS encoding aminotransferase class IV family protein yields the protein MNNNLLETIKAIDGEIQHLSYHQSRYENSLRTLNKTIKYDLKEFITPPKEGVYRCRVIYNENDINVTYHPYAFNEINSLKLLTDDTIDYPLKYENRTELDRLFDLRGECDDILIVKNSLLTDTSKANIALFDGSKWYTPKNPLLQGTSRARHLDQGRIFERTLHIDDLSSFSEVAVLNAMVDFYIVKNGIIS from the coding sequence ATGAATAACAACCTCTTAGAGACCATCAAAGCAATTGATGGCGAGATACAACATCTCTCATATCATCAATCAAGATATGAGAACTCCTTACGCACTTTAAACAAAACAATAAAATATGATCTTAAAGAGTTTATAACCCCTCCAAAAGAGGGCGTTTACAGATGCAGAGTGATCTATAACGAAAATGATATCAATGTGACCTATCATCCATATGCTTTTAATGAGATCAACTCTTTAAAACTTCTCACTGATGATACGATAGACTACCCGTTAAAGTATGAAAATAGAACTGAACTAGACAGACTTTTTGATCTGCGCGGGGAATGTGATGACATACTTATCGTGAAGAACTCTCTTTTAACAGATACGTCAAAAGCAAATATCGCTCTTTTTGACGGCTCCAAATGGTACACACCGAAAAATCCGCTTTTACAGGGAACATCAAGGGCAAGACATCTTGATCAAGGCAGGATATTTGAAAGAACATTACATATAGACGATCTGTCAAGCTTCAGCGAAGTCGCAGTCCTAAATGCGATGGTTGATTTTTACATCGTTAAAAATGGTATAATTTCATAA
- a CDS encoding UvrD-helicase domain-containing protein — MEKIFNKLNAAQIDAVKQTEGPVLILAGAGSGKTTTITSRLAYLLKEVGIPASNTLTLTFTNKAANEMRERALNMIENKSYPPLLCTFHKFGLLFLKFNIHLLGRDNNFVVIDTDDKKKILKKLNPEIPTPLIASEISRYKNSLLTPDDAYKQAEMSIYQQIANVYEEYERYLLENNLVDFDDLLALPYKLLCENEELALKTSQKYQYIMIDEYQDTNELQLKLIQKLCSTHNNLCVVGDDDQSIYGWRGAHIRNILEFDQDFKDAFVVKLEENYRSREPILKVANALIEHNRSRLGKKLISTRGNGEDVRTLNSDDENEEARKIADQIIKLIDSGVAPREIAILYRVNALSRSIEDGLNRANIPYKLVGGLRFYDRAEVKDLISYLRVITNFHDNFSFKRIMNKPKRGLGKATIDKLELAAIAEDISMFEYIDRHSLAELEVLVKKKNAQTLKSFIEDIKEAYKVSQEAMYEFVDFIEETFHIKDIYNNLPDGQERILNIDEFYGLFREYIKQHPEVTLDEFLNELTLQSDQDEIEGESIYMMSIHASKGLEFDHLFIIGLEEGFLPLIGDGSDLEEERRLGYVAFTRARETLTLSHANSRFYKGRRSDLGKSRFFNEAGLCEGSLVVEKSTTFKKGDLVRHKIFGAGRVTGVSKAGKEFKLSINFSGNNREILASFVEKL, encoded by the coding sequence ATGGAAAAGATTTTTAACAAGCTTAATGCTGCGCAGATAGATGCCGTCAAACAAACAGAGGGTCCTGTGCTCATACTCGCGGGGGCTGGAAGCGGGAAGACCACGACCATTACTTCAAGACTCGCATACCTTTTAAAAGAGGTAGGTATCCCTGCAAGTAATACGCTTACATTGACATTTACAAATAAAGCCGCAAACGAGATGCGCGAGCGTGCTTTAAATATGATAGAGAACAAATCTTATCCACCGCTTTTATGTACTTTTCACAAATTTGGACTACTCTTTTTAAAGTTTAATATCCATCTTTTAGGACGTGACAACAACTTTGTCGTCATAGATACCGACGATAAAAAAAAGATACTGAAAAAACTCAATCCTGAGATCCCTACACCGCTAATCGCAAGCGAGATCTCAAGATATAAAAACTCTTTATTGACTCCTGATGATGCATATAAGCAAGCAGAGATGTCGATATATCAGCAGATCGCAAATGTCTACGAGGAGTATGAACGTTATCTTCTAGAAAACAATCTCGTAGATTTCGACGATCTTTTAGCACTTCCTTATAAGCTTTTATGCGAAAATGAAGAGCTTGCCCTAAAGACAAGCCAAAAATATCAATACATAATGATCGATGAGTATCAAGATACCAACGAACTGCAGTTAAAACTGATACAGAAGCTCTGCTCTACTCATAACAACCTCTGTGTCGTCGGTGATGACGATCAAAGTATCTACGGATGGCGCGGTGCGCATATAAGAAATATCTTGGAGTTCGATCAGGATTTTAAAGATGCGTTTGTAGTGAAGTTAGAAGAGAACTACCGTTCACGCGAGCCGATCCTCAAAGTCGCCAATGCTCTTATAGAACATAACCGCTCACGTCTTGGCAAAAAACTTATCAGCACACGCGGAAACGGCGAAGATGTAAGGACATTAAACTCCGATGATGAAAACGAAGAAGCAAGAAAGATAGCAGACCAGATCATCAAGCTTATCGACAGCGGCGTGGCGCCGCGCGAGATAGCGATCCTCTACCGCGTAAATGCACTCAGCCGTTCCATAGAAGACGGGCTTAACCGTGCGAACATCCCATACAAGCTTGTCGGCGGACTGAGATTTTACGATCGTGCAGAGGTCAAAGATCTTATCTCATACCTTCGCGTTATCACAAATTTCCATGACAACTTTTCATTTAAAAGGATCATGAACAAACCAAAACGCGGTCTTGGAAAAGCGACTATCGACAAACTCGAACTTGCAGCAATCGCTGAAGACATCTCTATGTTCGAGTACATAGACAGACATTCATTAGCCGAACTCGAAGTACTGGTGAAAAAGAAAAATGCACAGACACTCAAAAGCTTTATAGAAGATATTAAAGAGGCCTATAAAGTCTCACAAGAAGCGATGTACGAGTTTGTGGACTTTATCGAAGAAACTTTTCATATCAAAGATATCTATAACAACCTTCCTGACGGTCAGGAGAGGATCTTGAACATCGACGAGTTTTACGGACTGTTCCGCGAATACATCAAACAGCATCCCGAAGTCACACTGGATGAATTTTTAAATGAACTGACTCTTCAAAGCGATCAAGATGAGATAGAGGGTGAGAGCATCTATATGATGAGTATCCATGCCTCTAAAGGTCTGGAGTTCGACCATCTTTTCATCATAGGTCTGGAAGAGGGATTTTTACCGCTTATAGGTGACGGCAGTGACTTAGAAGAGGAACGCCGTCTCGGATACGTGGCATTTACCAGAGCAAGAGAGACTCTGACACTTTCTCATGCCAACAGCAGATTTTATAAAGGCAGAAGAAGCGACCTCGGCAAAAGCAGATTTTTTAACGAAGCGGGACTGTGTGAAGGTTCTTTAGTCGTTGAAAAGAGTACGACCTTTAAAAAAGGTGATCTAGTCCGTCACAAGATATTTGGTGCAGGACGCGTAACGGGTGTCAGCAAAGCCGGTAAAGAGTTCAAACTAAGCATCAACTTTAGCGGAAACAATCGCGAGATACTAGCTTCTTTCGTGGAAAAACTTTGA
- the smpB gene encoding SsrA-binding protein SmpB → MGKTIAKNKKAYHDYHIEEKFEAGLVLSGSEIKGIRASRVNLKDSFIRFVKGEAYLFNAHIGKLETTHHYFGHEERGNRKLLLHKKELKKLQEAVEKDGYTIVPLELYLNNRNLAKLQIAIAKGKNLHDKRHDLKEKDMKRDIERALKDY, encoded by the coding sequence ATGGGTAAAACGATAGCAAAAAATAAAAAAGCCTATCATGATTATCATATCGAAGAAAAATTTGAAGCAGGACTCGTGCTCAGCGGAAGCGAGATAAAAGGGATCCGTGCTTCAAGAGTCAATCTCAAAGACAGTTTCATTCGCTTTGTTAAGGGTGAGGCATATCTTTTTAATGCCCATATAGGCAAACTAGAGACGACTCACCACTACTTCGGACATGAAGAGAGAGGCAATAGAAAACTGCTTCTGCATAAAAAAGAGCTCAAAAAACTTCAAGAAGCGGTAGAAAAAGACGGTTACACGATAGTCCCTTTAGAACTCTATCTTAACAACAGAAATCTTGCAAAACTGCAGATCGCCATTGCAAAAGGGAAAAACCTGCATGACAAACGTCATGATCTCAAAGAAAAAGATATGAAAAGGGATATAGAAAGAGCGTTAAAAGACTACTAG
- the csrA gene encoding carbon storage regulator CsrA, translating to MLILSRKVDESIIIGDNIEVKIISIDKGMVKIGIEAPSSVSILRSELLKEVENSNKAASVHVDDAVLESFYKKFSK from the coding sequence ATGCTAATTTTATCTCGTAAAGTAGATGAATCTATAATCATCGGCGATAATATAGAGGTAAAGATCATCTCTATCGATAAGGGAATGGTAAAGATCGGTATCGAAGCACCCTCTTCCGTGTCGATCTTAAGAAGTGAACTTCTCAAAGAGGTAGAGAACTCAAATAAAGCGGCATCTGTACATGTAGATGATGCAGTACTAGAAAGTTTTTACAAGAAGTTTTCCAAATAG
- a CDS encoding efflux transporter periplasmic adaptor subunit, which produces MSKAVKIAIGAAVAIALIIAGVKTIKKAKAKDAAAPQAVIYSIVVQKMSPKIVPAKLTLPYLAEVSNDKDVKLSSRIAARIVSIKSSGLHVSKGEIIARLDTTAIESNLSSVNEQLKAAEVSLANLEATHQRTEQLLKVQGASIEESQKESSAIANAQAQIASLKQKAIELNNSLSYATITSPVEGVITKTFDNEGAVSMPGKPLINISAKNGFYLMVRVPSDLKIKGVVFNSKTYDAIPLGSTSAGLAEYKVYVGADNLTSGDRIEVDVVVFDAKATLLPFDALLNREGKSYVLVIKGSHAAAEEVHIIQSAQQGVVIKEALEGKDIVVAKPDILLRLTSGYALKVKE; this is translated from the coding sequence ATGAGTAAAGCAGTAAAAATAGCGATAGGCGCAGCAGTTGCAATCGCACTTATCATCGCAGGTGTAAAGACGATCAAAAAGGCAAAGGCTAAAGATGCTGCTGCTCCGCAGGCTGTAATATACTCTATAGTGGTTCAAAAGATGAGTCCGAAGATTGTGCCTGCAAAGCTGACTCTGCCGTATCTTGCAGAGGTCAGTAACGACAAGGACGTAAAGCTCTCTTCACGCATTGCTGCCAGGATCGTAAGTATCAAGTCAAGCGGCTTACATGTAAGCAAAGGTGAGATCATCGCAAGGCTCGATACCACTGCGATAGAGAGTAATCTCTCTAGTGTGAACGAGCAGTTAAAAGCGGCAGAGGTCTCACTTGCAAACCTCGAAGCGACACATCAAAGGACAGAGCAGCTTTTAAAAGTGCAGGGTGCTTCCATAGAGGAGTCGCAAAAAGAGTCGAGTGCCATAGCAAATGCCCAGGCACAGATAGCATCGCTAAAACAAAAAGCGATAGAGCTGAACAACAGCCTCTCTTATGCGACTATCACATCTCCGGTCGAGGGTGTTATAACAAAGACGTTTGATAACGAGGGTGCGGTCAGTATGCCGGGTAAACCGCTTATAAACATAAGTGCGAAGAACGGATTTTACCTGATGGTAAGAGTTCCAAGCGATCTTAAGATAAAGGGTGTCGTGTTTAACTCTAAGACCTATGACGCAATACCTCTAGGAAGTACATCGGCAGGTCTTGCAGAGTACAAGGTGTACGTCGGAGCTGACAATTTGACAAGTGGAGACAGGATAGAGGTCGATGTAGTCGTATTTGACGCCAAAGCGACACTTCTTCCGTTTGACGCACTGCTAAACAGAGAGGGTAAAAGCTATGTACTGGTCATCAAGGGAAGTCATGCGGCTGCCGAAGAGGTACACATCATACAAAGTGCACAGCAGGGTGTTGTCATTAAAGAAGCGTTAGAGGGCAAAGATATTGTCGTGGCAAAGCCTGATATCCTCTTAAGACTGACAAGCGGTTATGCCTTAAAAGTAAAGGAATAG
- a CDS encoding efflux RND transporter permease subunit → MIFEYFYKRPYLLYSLIAAFFVMGIIALVTLPKNLFPDANPPQVIVITKVPGATAQVVASTVSKPIEEEISRLGLVTDVSSINVANFSIVKADFDYKKGLNAAAVDVANALSIAKAKLPSGMTPAIYTAGDFTLPVDVISLSPKNSNIDLADIRKIADSFIKPYLLSNESIGNVEVFGGYESSINIEVDPFKAKRYGVNFETITKSLQVLNRDMPLGFIKGDNDFYTVTFYGEKDNIEKLKQLPILPNVKLSDVADVSWSYKKRTSGYIGNGKDAIALAVQRAPGGSVLDVSKATRKEMKKLESQYPNISFEISDTQRDLIEQANTNMLEALKDAVIYTLLVIMIFLGNFRAIIAAGLSIPMVFFSTMAIIWLTGGELNIVIYTAIILALGMLTDDAVVILENIERHLKEKHEDLKTAVKNGTREVLSPIFAGTIATIVILFPLMFVGGFPQKIFRPLIETLIIALLVSYFLSITFIPLLSMWLYKNGTGKTKIENIFELIYQKTIGRLVTPYVGIIRFSNGNFRVVRRIMLTAGVIIVLALSMKNIMPTIGKDAMPPMDTGIIKAQVAFSTNESVESAEAKIKPVIEWIDKQPWAKMSSVAFGTEAGVLSLGSGNIPAEATITINAVNRFERKESIWELENIIREKISHIEGVKRNDVYDFGATAVSSIKASLDVRLQSPVVEGLSDASHKVQKAIEDVRGLTSVSTSWDRDFTEIELDIDENKALSYGVTPYQIAMQLPIKGEVVGLNANLESMNTQFVRLYLKGKFSENIETLRLLPIKTAAGEIPLEQIAKIKRHLTFARIERDKMLYSLDVNGYRAKRPVTHITADAETALAKAGIDDIQMSQSGDIAQINDSFKRMLKAIGLGIVMLIMTLIAIYRSVRMAFIMIIVLPLSLIGASWSMLIFEKPSCMPSLLGILLLFGIIIKNAVLLIDFYQGYRANGEDAYESAIESVKVRFRPVMMTAFGTIAGMIPIALEQAVGLERLSPLADVAIGGLLVGTLLTLVYVPMFAYIFDKKTANENFERASLKG, encoded by the coding sequence ATGATATTCGAGTATTTTTACAAACGGCCTTATCTGCTTTACTCCCTCATCGCAGCATTTTTCGTTATGGGGATCATCGCACTGGTAACGCTCCCTAAAAACCTTTTTCCCGATGCAAATCCTCCTCAGGTCATCGTGATAACAAAAGTCCCGGGTGCAACCGCGCAGGTTGTAGCCAGCACGGTATCAAAGCCGATAGAGGAGGAGATATCCCGTTTGGGTCTGGTAACGGATGTGAGCAGTATCAACGTGGCAAACTTCTCTATCGTTAAAGCTGATTTTGACTATAAAAAGGGACTTAATGCCGCAGCTGTGGATGTCGCAAATGCGCTCTCAATCGCAAAAGCAAAACTTCCCTCTGGGATGACTCCTGCGATCTACACCGCAGGTGACTTTACACTTCCTGTGGATGTGATATCGCTGAGTCCGAAAAACTCCAATATCGATCTGGCAGATATCCGCAAGATCGCGGACAGTTTCATAAAGCCCTATCTTTTAAGCAATGAAAGCATAGGAAATGTCGAGGTGTTCGGCGGATATGAAAGCTCCATAAACATAGAGGTCGATCCCTTTAAAGCAAAAAGATACGGTGTGAATTTTGAGACGATAACAAAATCACTTCAGGTCTTAAACCGCGATATGCCTTTAGGATTTATCAAAGGGGATAACGATTTTTACACCGTGACTTTTTACGGTGAAAAAGACAATATAGAAAAGTTAAAACAGCTTCCGATACTCCCAAATGTCAAGCTTAGCGATGTGGCTGATGTCAGCTGGAGTTATAAAAAGCGCACTAGCGGTTACATCGGAAACGGTAAAGATGCGATCGCGCTGGCGGTGCAGCGTGCACCTGGCGGGAGTGTCTTGGATGTTAGTAAAGCGACACGTAAAGAGATGAAAAAACTGGAATCACAGTACCCAAATATCAGCTTCGAGATAAGCGATACGCAAAGAGATCTGATAGAACAGGCAAATACCAATATGCTCGAAGCTTTAAAAGATGCCGTAATCTATACGCTTTTAGTGATCATGATATTTCTGGGGAACTTTAGAGCTATTATCGCTGCGGGTCTCTCCATCCCTATGGTGTTTTTCTCTACGATGGCGATCATCTGGCTTACAGGCGGAGAGCTGAATATAGTCATCTATACGGCTATCATACTAGCCCTTGGGATGCTGACAGATGATGCGGTCGTGATCCTTGAAAACATAGAAAGGCATCTCAAAGAGAAACATGAAGACCTTAAGACTGCCGTCAAAAACGGGACAAGAGAGGTACTCAGTCCGATATTTGCAGGAACGATTGCAACGATCGTCATCCTTTTTCCTCTTATGTTCGTGGGCGGATTTCCGCAGAAGATATTCAGACCACTGATAGAAACGCTTATCATCGCTCTTTTAGTGAGTTATTTCCTATCTATCACTTTTATACCGCTTCTTTCTATGTGGCTTTATAAAAACGGAACGGGCAAGACTAAGATAGAGAATATCTTTGAGCTTATCTATCAAAAGACGATAGGAAGGCTGGTGACACCTTATGTGGGGATCATCAGGTTTTCAAACGGAAACTTTAGAGTAGTGCGCCGCATTATGCTGACTGCTGGGGTTATTATAGTACTCGCACTTAGTATGAAAAACATAATGCCTACGATCGGTAAAGACGCAATGCCTCCGATGGATACGGGGATCATAAAAGCACAGGTGGCTTTTAGCACAAATGAAAGTGTTGAGAGTGCAGAGGCAAAGATAAAACCGGTCATAGAATGGATAGACAAACAGCCTTGGGCAAAGATGAGCTCTGTCGCATTTGGAACCGAGGCGGGAGTCCTTAGTCTTGGCAGCGGAAATATCCCTGCTGAAGCGACGATAACCATCAATGCCGTTAATCGTTTTGAGCGTAAAGAGAGCATCTGGGAGCTTGAAAACATCATCAGAGAGAAGATATCCCATATAGAAGGTGTGAAAAGAAACGATGTCTATGATTTTGGAGCTACCGCCGTATCTTCGATCAAGGCTAGTCTGGATGTCAGGCTTCAGTCTCCGGTCGTCGAGGGACTCTCCGATGCATCTCACAAGGTGCAAAAAGCGATAGAGGATGTCCGAGGTCTTACCTCTGTCTCTACAAGCTGGGACAGGGATTTTACGGAGATAGAGCTTGATATCGATGAGAACAAAGCACTCAGCTACGGTGTGACACCTTACCAGATAGCGATGCAGCTTCCGATAAAAGGAGAGGTCGTAGGACTCAATGCGAACTTGGAATCTATGAACACGCAGTTTGTCAGACTTTATCTCAAAGGCAAGTTCTCTGAAAACATCGAGACACTGAGACTTCTTCCGATCAAAACAGCTGCGGGAGAGATACCGCTGGAGCAGATCGCGAAGATCAAACGTCATCTGACGTTTGCAAGGATAGAAAGAGACAAGATGCTTTACAGTCTTGATGTAAACGGCTACCGTGCAAAACGTCCCGTAACGCATATCACGGCAGACGCTGAGACAGCGCTTGCAAAAGCGGGTATAGATGATATACAGATGAGTCAAAGCGGAGATATTGCTCAGATAAATGACAGCTTTAAACGTATGTTAAAAGCGATAGGTCTGGGCATCGTTATGCTTATAATGACGCTTATCGCAATATATCGCTCCGTGAGAATGGCGTTTATTATGATAATCGTCCTGCCTCTCTCGCTTATCGGTGCATCATGGTCGATGCTTATCTTTGAAAAGCCGAGCTGTATGCCGAGTCTGCTTGGGATACTTCTTCTTTTTGGTATCATCATCAAAAATGCGGTACTGTTGATAGATTTTTATCAAGGCTACCGCGCTAACGGTGAGGATGCATATGAGAGTGCGATCGAGTCTGTTAAAGTAAGATTTCGTCCCGTTATGATGACTGCTTTTGGAACGATCGCAGGGATGATCCCAATCGCGCTGGAACAGGCTGTGGGGCTGGAACGTCTGAGTCCGTTAGCAGACGTAGCGATCGGCGGGCTTTTAGTAGGGACGCTTTTAACGCTTGTATATGTGCCGATGTTTGCGTATATATTTGATAAAAAAACAGCTAATGAAAATTTTGAAAGAGCTTCGTTAAAAGGCTAG